The Enterobacter oligotrophicus sequence AGGATATTGATCTTGATAAACCCGGCGCAAAACTGGATGCCCGTCTGCATTTCCCGCTGCGCGGAAACGTCACGCTCGGCTTCCGTCAGCTGGCAAATGCCCGTTGGCCCGCAACGCCGCTGTATACCCTCAGCATCAACTCCGCCGAGCTGGCAAAAGCCATTGCGGGCGATGGCGTGCTGAATGTGCGCCTGAAACTGTGTGGTGGAAATAAACAGGAAGGCCCGGAATCCTTTGAACTGAGCGACGCCTGGCTGCAGGATGGTACGCCAGTTCCACCCGACGCCCTGACCTTTAAACTGAATACACTGGCCGATCGCCGTCATAGCGGTAGCCATTACTGGATTGACAGCGGGAGCGTATACCTGAAATGACTGCGACGACGGCCACCACTCAGGCTTTAATCGGGTGGATTAACGAGACGCGCCTGCACGCCCCGATGCTGGATAACGAAGCCGATGCCCTGCTGGCGAGGCTGAATGCAGCACAGGCACGTGAGCAGGCTATTGACCGCGCCCTTACAGGCCCTGGCAGTATTGGTCTGTACGGCCATTCTCAGGCGGCGAAAGCGCACCTGCTCTCTTCACTGTGCGGCAGTGGAAATGGCCGCCTCAACGTCACACCAGGTCAACGCACGTTCGACTATTTTTCGCATATTAACCCCGGACACGCGCTAACCAACATGGCTGTTCGCTTCTCCGGAGAGCGCCAGGACATTGTCGATGAGGCGTTTCCGCTGCGTCTGAGCCTGGTGACAGAAGCCGAACTGGTGCAACTGTTTATTACGCGCACGACCCTGCATCCGCAAATCCGCCCGGTGGAAAAATCGGTTATCGAAACCCGGCTTGAAAAATGGCGTGCGTTGCGCCAGCCGCAGGGTGTGCCGGGGATCACCGCACAGGACGTGGGTGCAATCGCGCGTTTCTGGCAAAGCACCGTACCGGGCGCGAAACAGCAAATTGATGATGCGCTGTGGCATCAGTTTGCGTTGCTGGTTCCGTCGCTTGATCTCAGCACCCGTGCCAGCGTCTGGTCACTGCTGTGGGGCGAGCAGCAGGAGCTAACCCAGCAGTGGCTTAAGCTCGCACACGTTCTGCATCAGACCAGCCACGCGAGCGCGATCGCTGCACCACTCAGCCTGCTGGTGGATAACTTTGGCCTGCCGGGTGAAGGGTTCCTCACGCACGGTGCATTGACGTCTCCTGAAACACAGGAAACCCTGCTCCATCCGTTGAACAACGGCGAGATGCTTAACGCGATCAGCGTACCGCTCGACGTACTGGCATTTCTGACCCGCGAACTGGTGCTGCCGGTTGAGAATTGCGTACTGGATAACGTCGATATTATTGATATCCCCGCGTTGAACGATAAAAACGCTCCGCTGCTGACCCAGGCCAAATGTTTATGGTTGCCTGAACATTATCGTCAGCAGTTCCAGCCGGATGTTCTGGTGATCTGTAACGCCACCGCGCAGCACGAGCAAACGGCAAAAACCGCGAAAGTGCTTCTGAACTGGGTTAAAGAGACACAGCCTGCCGAAGAATCTGCCCTGCCGGGGCTGGTCTGGGCTATTACGCCACACGATGCGCGGTTTACCACGAAACAGAATCTCGACGAAGCCGTACAGCAACTTCTGGGAAAACCGGGCCAGCGCTGGGGCACTCTGCAGGCACTGGACAGCCATAGCATGCAGCGCGTGATCGAATGGTTGTCGCAGGCCACGCTGCCCGCACAACGCCAAAAGCGCCTTCACGCGTTGCGAACGCTCCTGGCACATGAGGTGTCGGTGTTGATGCACACATATCTGGCACCGATCGCTCAGGCTGCGGGAGCCAGACGTTCTCAGGCCGAAAAGATGGTGCGAATGCTTCAGGGAAGCGCTGCACGTCACGGTGAGTTGCTTGAAGGGTTGCTGCCCCCGTTAAAAGCGTTTGAAGCGCTTCTGGCGGTACAGCAACCTCGCGAGGAGCAGGTCAACGGGCTGTTTACCGATGTGATCGACCTGTTCGCGGAAAATGCGCCGGAGAGTACCACCGCATTCCAGACCAAAGACAAAGCCCGTCTCGCGCACAAAGTGTGGATCAACCACCTGCGCCAGTGGAGCCGCAGCGATGCCGCCAGCCGCTTGGGTCTGGAGCCCGCGGTGTTACAGCAAATCGCCGATGTCCTGATTGTGACCAGTTACCGCCTGAACCTTCCTCAGCAGTTGCAACATATTGTCGAGACGGATAAAAGCAGCGCAGCACAACTCCATGCCGTGTTGGGTAATTTCGTTGGCTGGCTCGGTTATGAACGCTCACCTGTTGCTGAACGCCCGGCAAGCCGCGTGCGTAAAGGCCAGCCGATTTTTGTCACGCCCGTGGTCAATAGCGCCACACCGCGCCTGACGCGCCTGGGTGAGCAGCCTGTCCATGCGGCAACGGTCTATGTTTATGACTGGCTGGTGGCTCTCTACAGCAGGGCAATCGAGAACATAGATTACCAGCACCCGCACGACGTGCAGCCTGCCGCCCGCAAAGCCCTTCATGATATTTTGAGTTAAGACATTTCAGCCCGCAGTAATGCGGGCTATTACCTTTTCGCCAGGCACTCCGCCAACACCTTTGCCAGAGCTGAAGGGTTTTCCCAGGACATCGAATGTCCGGCATCAGGTATGATTTTTACCTCCACGCCCTTCTGCTGAAGCTCATTAACATCAGAATCAGGCAGTGACCATTCTCCAAAAATAAGCGTAACCGGGCAGGTGAGCGCCAGGAATTGTTCTGCCCATTCGGGCTCAACACCCGCTACCAGGCTCGCTGCACCACGCCATACTGCATGTGGGGCGTTGCTTTGCAAACTTCCCGCCCATGCAGATTTCTCGGACTCAAGTAACGCTCTATAACCTTGTTCAACAAAACGGCGCTCTGACTGTGCGGCTATTGTGCGGCTGAACATACCTCCACCTGCATGGAAATTAGGTTCAGATACTATCAGCCCCTTAACACGTGTTCGCAGTAAACCTGCGGTTTCAATGGCGATACTGCCGCCCATGCTGTGTCCGTATAGCCAGAAAGACTCGAGGTTAAGATGCGTCAACAACTCTGCTATCACCTCAGCCTGCTTGCTGGTGCGATAGCTGTAATCAGAGGGTTTATCGCTGTAACCGCTGCCGGGGAGATCGATAAGAATAGCCCTACGTGCACCAAAATTGGGCTCGTATACGACTCGGGGGTATTCATAAGAAGAGGCGCAGCCAAGGCCGTGAATAAACACAACGGGATCGCCGACGCCTGGCAGATTTTGCCAGCGCACGATACAACCGGCTACCTGCGAATAAAAACTGTTCATAAGCACTCCATTAATGATGAACTGTTTATTTATACAGTCATTGCATCAGGAATGCTATGTTCATCTTTCAAAACGGGAAGCTCGCTTCAGAAAAGC is a genomic window containing:
- a CDS encoding alpha/beta fold hydrolase, giving the protein MNSFYSQVAGCIVRWQNLPGVGDPVVFIHGLGCASSYEYPRVVYEPNFGARRAILIDLPGSGYSDKPSDYSYRTSKQAEVIAELLTHLNLESFWLYGHSMGGSIAIETAGLLRTRVKGLIVSEPNFHAGGGMFSRTIAAQSERRFVEQGYRALLESEKSAWAGSLQSNAPHAVWRGAASLVAGVEPEWAEQFLALTCPVTLIFGEWSLPDSDVNELQQKGVEVKIIPDAGHSMSWENPSALAKVLAECLAKR
- a CDS encoding virulence factor SrfC family protein, which gives rise to MTATTATTQALIGWINETRLHAPMLDNEADALLARLNAAQAREQAIDRALTGPGSIGLYGHSQAAKAHLLSSLCGSGNGRLNVTPGQRTFDYFSHINPGHALTNMAVRFSGERQDIVDEAFPLRLSLVTEAELVQLFITRTTLHPQIRPVEKSVIETRLEKWRALRQPQGVPGITAQDVGAIARFWQSTVPGAKQQIDDALWHQFALLVPSLDLSTRASVWSLLWGEQQELTQQWLKLAHVLHQTSHASAIAAPLSLLVDNFGLPGEGFLTHGALTSPETQETLLHPLNNGEMLNAISVPLDVLAFLTRELVLPVENCVLDNVDIIDIPALNDKNAPLLTQAKCLWLPEHYRQQFQPDVLVICNATAQHEQTAKTAKVLLNWVKETQPAEESALPGLVWAITPHDARFTTKQNLDEAVQQLLGKPGQRWGTLQALDSHSMQRVIEWLSQATLPAQRQKRLHALRTLLAHEVSVLMHTYLAPIAQAAGARRSQAEKMVRMLQGSAARHGELLEGLLPPLKAFEALLAVQQPREEQVNGLFTDVIDLFAENAPESTTAFQTKDKARLAHKVWINHLRQWSRSDAASRLGLEPAVLQQIADVLIVTSYRLNLPQQLQHIVETDKSSAAQLHAVLGNFVGWLGYERSPVAERPASRVRKGQPIFVTPVVNSATPRLTRLGEQPVHAATVYVYDWLVALYSRAIENIDYQHPHDVQPAARKALHDILS